In one window of Propionispora hippei DSM 15287 DNA:
- a CDS encoding flavin reductase family protein → MTKDVAYNELSAKAVETLSKGAFLTTAFGDKVNTMTIAWGSIGFAWQKPIFMAMVRPSRYTFDLIEKSNEFTVSIPFKDMRQALALCGSKSGRDIDKFAAAGLQAVPAKKLATPRIANCGLHYECKVVFKQPMQPDQVTEAIANTCYPSGDYHTLYFGEIVASYVDETETAE, encoded by the coding sequence ATGACGAAAGATGTTGCCTATAATGAATTGAGTGCCAAGGCCGTGGAAACTCTCAGCAAAGGCGCTTTTTTAACTACTGCCTTCGGCGATAAGGTAAATACCATGACGATTGCCTGGGGTTCTATCGGCTTTGCCTGGCAAAAGCCTATTTTCATGGCGATGGTGCGCCCATCCCGCTACACCTTCGATCTTATCGAGAAAAGCAATGAGTTCACCGTAAGCATCCCCTTTAAGGATATGCGCCAGGCCTTGGCCCTTTGCGGCTCCAAGTCGGGACGGGATATCGATAAATTTGCCGCCGCCGGCCTGCAGGCCGTGCCGGCCAAAAAGCTGGCTACACCGCGTATAGCCAATTGCGGCTTGCATTATGAATGCAAGGTCGTTTTCAAACAGCCGATGCAGCCTGACCAGGTCACAGAGGCCATTGCCAATACCTGTTATCCCAGCGGCGATTATCACACGCTCTATTTTGGTGAAATTGTTGCCAGTTACGTAGACGAAACGGAAACTGCCGAATAA
- the serC gene encoding 3-phosphoserine/phosphohydroxythreonine transaminase, whose amino-acid sequence MSNRIINFNAGPAVLPLDVLQAAQEELLNFNNTGMSILEISHRSKPYEEVNREAEANMKELLGLGDEYRVLFLQGGASTQFAMIPLNFLTSGQTADYILTGVWSEKALKEAKLVGQTHIAGSTAEGNYRRTPQQEEIQLSDKPAYVHITSNNTIYGTQWKELPSFGPVPLFADMSSDILCRPFDASKFSLIYAGAQKNLGPSGVTAVIIRKELAENSPRTIPTMLRYDTHASTDSLYNTPPTFAVYLLNLVLRWIKAQGGLTAMEARNVTKARLIYDAIDSSNGFYRGHADKDSRSLMNVTFRLPNEELEKMFAAESVAAGMSGLKGHRSVGGLRASIYNAMPVAGCQTLSQFMKEFCRKHG is encoded by the coding sequence TTGTCTAACCGAATCATCAATTTTAATGCCGGTCCCGCCGTACTGCCACTCGATGTATTACAGGCAGCCCAGGAGGAGCTCTTAAATTTTAACAATACCGGAATGTCCATCTTGGAAATCAGCCATCGTTCCAAACCGTATGAAGAAGTAAATCGTGAAGCAGAAGCTAACATGAAAGAATTGCTGGGACTGGGCGACGAATATCGCGTACTCTTTCTACAAGGCGGTGCCAGCACACAGTTTGCCATGATTCCGCTTAATTTTCTGACGTCCGGTCAGACCGCCGACTACATCCTGACCGGTGTCTGGTCGGAGAAAGCACTCAAAGAAGCCAAGCTGGTCGGGCAGACGCACATCGCCGGCTCCACAGCGGAAGGCAACTACCGCCGCACGCCACAGCAGGAAGAGATTCAGCTTAGCGACAAGCCGGCCTACGTCCATATTACCTCAAATAACACGATTTACGGTACACAATGGAAAGAGCTTCCTTCCTTTGGTCCGGTGCCGCTCTTTGCCGATATGTCTTCCGATATCTTATGCCGCCCGTTCGATGCATCCAAGTTCTCACTAATCTACGCCGGAGCGCAAAAAAACCTGGGCCCGTCCGGAGTGACTGCAGTCATTATCCGCAAAGAACTGGCGGAAAACAGCCCCAGGACCATTCCCACCATGCTGCGCTACGACACACATGCCTCGACCGATTCGCTCTACAATACACCGCCGACCTTTGCGGTCTATCTGCTTAATTTGGTGCTGCGCTGGATAAAAGCGCAAGGTGGGCTGACCGCTATGGAAGCGCGCAATGTAACCAAGGCCAGGCTGATTTATGACGCAATAGATAGCAGCAACGGCTTCTATCGCGGTCATGCCGACAAAGACAGCCGTTCGCTGATGAATGTCACCTTCCGTTTGCCCAATGAAGAACTGGAAAAAATGTTTGCCGCCGAATCGGTTGCTGCCGGCATGTCCGGTCTGAAGGGACACCGTTCGGTAGGCGGACTAAGAGCTTCTATTTACAATGCGATGCCGGTAGCCGGCTGTCAAACGCTTAGCCAATTCATGAAAGAATTCTGCCGCAAGCACGGTTAA
- the serA gene encoding phosphoglycerate dehydrogenase: MKILVSDPVSVQGIEILQKEFQVDVKTKLSPEELIAIIPEYDALVVRSETKVTKAVIEAAVKLKAIGRAGVGVDNIDVEAATKKGIIVMNAPEGNTIAATEHTIAMMMALTRNIPQAYASMKRGEWQRGKFTGVEVRGKTLGVIGLGRIGTGVAKRAIAMEMKILAYDPFISAERAKALGIELGELDEVFANADFITLHLPLTSETKNLINQAAFDKMKTGVRLVNCARGGVINEADLAAAIEAGKVAGAAIDVFEKEPVDPENPLLKLDKVVVTPHLGASTAEAQVGVAVDVAHGIIAALKGEPVATAVNMAPIPADVLERIKPFFTLAEKMGCLAVAIADGRINSIQVEYNGEITEVDTKMLTTAVVKGVLNPILQETVNYVNTPGIAKTRGIAVREVKIKQTADFADLITVRINSDKGYHTVGGTLFGQEGRIVSIDGHRVDVDPSGWLMLSPHINRPGIIGKVGTLLGQEGINIASMQVGKTTTEGTNIMALGVDSDIPVDVLAKIKAVDGIFGAKLVNFNAG; this comes from the coding sequence ATGAAGATTTTAGTAAGTGATCCTGTTTCCGTACAGGGCATTGAAATTTTGCAAAAGGAGTTTCAGGTTGATGTAAAGACCAAGCTTTCGCCGGAGGAATTGATTGCGATCATTCCCGAATACGATGCTCTGGTAGTGAGAAGCGAAACCAAGGTGACCAAGGCGGTCATCGAAGCGGCTGTTAAATTAAAAGCCATCGGGCGGGCCGGTGTTGGGGTGGACAATATTGATGTAGAGGCCGCCACTAAAAAGGGCATTATTGTTATGAACGCACCGGAGGGCAACACTATCGCTGCTACGGAGCATACTATTGCTATGATGATGGCGCTGACGAGAAATATTCCGCAAGCCTATGCTTCGATGAAGCGCGGCGAATGGCAGCGCGGCAAGTTTACCGGTGTAGAAGTACGCGGCAAAACACTGGGGGTTATTGGTCTTGGCCGTATCGGCACAGGTGTCGCCAAGCGGGCGATTGCCATGGAAATGAAAATCCTGGCCTATGATCCGTTTATTAGCGCGGAACGGGCCAAAGCACTGGGCATTGAGCTGGGCGAGCTTGACGAGGTTTTTGCCAACGCTGATTTTATTACCTTGCATTTGCCGCTTACGTCGGAGACGAAAAATCTGATTAATCAAGCAGCGTTTGATAAAATGAAAACCGGCGTTCGTCTGGTCAACTGTGCCCGCGGCGGCGTGATTAACGAAGCCGATTTGGCTGCGGCTATTGAAGCGGGGAAGGTGGCTGGCGCTGCCATTGACGTGTTTGAAAAAGAACCGGTTGATCCGGAGAATCCGCTGTTAAAACTGGATAAAGTGGTCGTTACGCCGCATTTGGGAGCTTCCACGGCGGAAGCCCAGGTAGGCGTGGCTGTCGATGTGGCCCATGGCATTATTGCCGCCTTAAAGGGTGAGCCGGTGGCCACCGCCGTCAACATGGCACCCATACCCGCCGATGTGCTGGAACGGATTAAGCCGTTCTTTACCTTGGCGGAAAAAATGGGCTGTCTAGCCGTGGCTATCGCCGATGGCCGTATCAATTCCATCCAGGTGGAATACAATGGTGAAATTACCGAAGTGGACACGAAAATGCTGACTACGGCAGTAGTCAAGGGTGTGCTCAATCCGATCCTGCAGGAAACAGTGAACTATGTCAACACTCCCGGGATTGCCAAAACCCGCGGCATTGCCGTCCGGGAAGTGAAAATAAAACAGACGGCTGATTTTGCCGATTTGATTACGGTAAGAATTAACAGTGACAAGGGCTATCATACGGTTGGCGGCACGCTGTTTGGCCAGGAAGGCCGGATTGTATCCATCGACGGCCATCGCGTGGATGTCGATCCCAGCGGCTGGCTCATGCTTAGTCCTCACATTAACCGCCCGGGCATTATCGGCAAGGTGGGCACCCTCTTAGGTCAGGAGGGCATTAATATTGCCAGCATGCAGGTAGGGAAGACCACGACGGAAGGCACCAATATTATGGCCTTAGGGGTCGACTCCGATATCCCTGTCGATGTATTGGCCAAGATTAAGGCTGTAGACGGAATATTCGGGGCGAAATTAGTTAATTTCAACGCCGGTTAA
- a CDS encoding DUF1015 domain-containing protein → MAVIKPFCGVRPAPELAEKVVSLPYDVMDSEEARKITERNPYSFLRVTKSEVDLDRTVDIHGPQVYEKAADNLRRFIAEGILRQDATPCFYIYKQRMGDHVQIGLVAGASVAEYQQNIIKKHELTRHDKELDRVNHITATEAQTGAVFLTYQSDPSINALIASHMRTPVYDFITEDGIGHTLYVVSDEKAIADLEAAFQKVPVMYIADGHHRSAAAARVADAWHEKSGATGQAEVDRFLAVIFPHDMMYIMDYNRVVADLNGITPEAFLQALKEKFDVDEYTAGTYKPQSAHTFGMYLNTGKWYALTAKTTIIPANNPVASLDVSILQEQVLQPLLGIADPRTDKRIHFVGGIRGMAELERLVDSGKFAVAFSMFPTSINELMAIADAGQIMPPKSTWFEPKLRDAMVIHTFVR, encoded by the coding sequence ATGGCTGTAATCAAACCGTTTTGCGGAGTAAGACCTGCGCCGGAATTGGCGGAGAAAGTGGTATCCCTGCCTTATGATGTTATGGACTCGGAGGAAGCCAGAAAAATAACTGAACGGAATCCCTACAGTTTTCTCCGGGTTACTAAATCCGAGGTGGATTTGGACCGCACTGTTGATATTCATGGGCCCCAGGTATATGAAAAGGCTGCCGATAATTTGCGCCGCTTCATTGCCGAGGGGATTCTACGCCAGGACGCTACGCCTTGCTTCTATATATATAAGCAAAGAATGGGCGACCATGTGCAGATCGGACTGGTAGCCGGGGCATCGGTGGCCGAGTATCAACAAAACATAATCAAAAAGCATGAGCTGACCAGACATGATAAAGAGCTGGATCGGGTAAATCATATTACGGCCACCGAGGCCCAGACGGGCGCCGTTTTTCTTACCTATCAGTCCGATCCGTCAATTAATGCACTGATCGCGTCGCACATGCGTACGCCGGTATATGATTTTATTACGGAAGATGGCATTGGACATACACTATATGTGGTTTCTGACGAAAAAGCCATTGCCGACCTGGAGGCGGCTTTTCAAAAGGTTCCGGTCATGTATATTGCCGACGGCCATCATCGTTCCGCTGCCGCCGCCAGAGTCGCTGATGCCTGGCATGAGAAAAGCGGGGCTACAGGCCAAGCGGAAGTGGATCGCTTCTTAGCCGTGATTTTTCCCCATGATATGATGTATATTATGGATTATAACCGGGTGGTTGCTGATTTGAACGGTATCACACCGGAGGCTTTTTTGCAGGCGTTGAAGGAGAAGTTTGACGTTGACGAATATACCGCCGGCACTTACAAGCCGCAGTCCGCCCATACTTTCGGCATGTATCTCAATACCGGAAAGTGGTACGCCCTTACGGCCAAAACGACAATTATTCCGGCCAATAATCCGGTAGCGAGCCTGGATGTCAGTATTTTACAGGAGCAAGTGTTACAGCCGCTCTTAGGTATTGCAGATCCCCGTACTGACAAACGGATTCATTTTGTCGGCGGCATACGGGGCATGGCCGAATTGGAACGGCTGGTGGACAGCGGAAAATTTGCCGTAGCATTTTCCATGTTTCCCACTTCCATTAACGAACTGATGGCGATTGCCGATGCCGGTCAGATTATGCCGCCTAAGTCCACCTGGTTTGAGCCAAAATTACGTGATGCTATGGTCATTCATACCTTTGTCAGGTAA
- a CDS encoding FAD:protein FMN transferase gives MTTESGNCYTESKVGMNTFLRIISYAGNCPEAFAAAWDIFQRIERLCSRFEQTSQLSQINQMAGTARMAVDAEVLKILLAAQKVADFTGGAFDATIGAVTELWAIGGPEGKLPAVSERKEAANLVNYRLLDINREGVFLPQPGMKLDVGGIAKEFAVHEAAQTASNQGLSAGIIDAGGDICAIGARPDREPWRIGIQHPRRQNALLASVSLQNWDTVETSGDYRRYLQNKDFFHSHIFDPRADDETGELISVTLVYKRKEQLLPINGTACMVAGLAASRRFLEQLPGVEAVLVTNKLQVFITEGLENYIHVLPQDMKQQTVVLKRKVFQG, from the coding sequence ATGACGACTGAATCGGGGAACTGCTATACAGAGTCCAAAGTAGGCATGAACACGTTTCTTCGCATAATCAGTTATGCCGGAAACTGCCCGGAAGCTTTTGCGGCGGCATGGGATATCTTTCAAAGAATTGAACGATTGTGCAGCCGTTTTGAACAAACAAGCCAACTTTCGCAAATCAATCAAATGGCTGGCACGGCGCGGATGGCTGTGGACGCAGAAGTATTAAAAATCTTACTGGCAGCCCAGAAAGTTGCGGATTTTACCGGCGGTGCCTTTGATGCGACGATTGGAGCCGTAACCGAGCTTTGGGCGATTGGCGGGCCGGAAGGTAAGCTTCCGGCGGTAAGCGAACGTAAAGAAGCAGCGAACCTTGTTAATTACCGCTTGCTGGATATCAACAGGGAAGGTGTTTTTTTACCGCAGCCGGGCATGAAACTGGATGTAGGCGGGATTGCCAAAGAATTTGCCGTGCATGAGGCTGCCCAAACGGCATCCAATCAAGGGCTTTCAGCCGGTATTATTGATGCCGGCGGCGACATTTGCGCCATCGGTGCAAGGCCTGACCGGGAACCCTGGCGAATTGGCATCCAGCATCCCCGGCGGCAGAATGCGTTACTGGCCAGTGTCTCGCTGCAAAATTGGGATACGGTGGAAACCTCCGGTGATTATCGCCGTTATCTCCAGAATAAGGACTTTTTTCATTCCCATATTTTTGATCCCCGTGCCGATGACGAAACCGGTGAATTGATCAGCGTAACACTGGTTTACAAAAGGAAAGAACAGTTGCTCCCGATTAACGGAACGGCCTGTATGGTTGCTGGTCTAGCGGCAAGCAGGCGGTTTCTGGAACAGCTCCCGGGGGTCGAGGCGGTTTTGGTGACCAATAAACTGCAAGTCTTTATTACAGAGGGGCTGGAGAATTATATTCATGTTCTGCCACAGGACATGAAACAGCAAACAGTTGTTTTAAAAAGGAAGGTGTTTCAGGGATGA
- a CDS encoding MotA/TolQ/ExbB proton channel family protein: protein MYLLLLCSLSVAAIAIDRFLFYRRARAGLQPFLTLLPGILREHPLEKLRELFQQEKHAAGFLAETGVSAACEEKDIELALDTAYTVAAMQLRSKLNYVSMVVTMAPLLGLLGTIFGMIDSFSIFNLQAGQPLAITGGIGEALIATATGLCVAIFALLVHTYFSQQLDKLLSDLDLAASVVLSELKRKKGDKGHAA, encoded by the coding sequence ATGTATTTGCTGTTACTCTGCTCATTGAGCGTTGCGGCGATTGCCATCGACCGGTTTCTTTTTTACCGGCGGGCGCGGGCGGGGCTGCAGCCTTTCTTGACTTTGCTGCCGGGTATTTTGCGGGAGCATCCTCTGGAAAAACTGCGGGAGCTTTTTCAGCAGGAGAAACATGCGGCCGGTTTTTTGGCTGAAACCGGGGTAAGTGCTGCCTGTGAAGAAAAGGATATTGAGCTTGCTTTGGATACGGCCTATACGGTGGCTGCCATGCAATTGCGCTCAAAGCTTAATTATGTGTCCATGGTGGTGACGATGGCACCGCTATTAGGTCTTTTAGGAACGATCTTTGGGATGATCGATTCGTTCAGTATTTTTAATTTGCAGGCAGGCCAGCCGCTGGCGATTACGGGAGGCATCGGCGAAGCCTTGATTGCGACGGCAACCGGTTTGTGTGTAGCGATTTTCGCTTTGCTGGTACATACGTATTTTTCTCAGCAACTGGATAAGCTGCTTAGCGATTTGGATCTTGCGGCGTCTGTTGTTTTGTCCGAGTTGAAGCGGAAAAAAGGAGACAAGGGTCATGCGGCGTGA
- a CDS encoding ExbD/TolR family protein has protein sequence MRRDFRIAEQPKIMIIPMIDIMLFVLVFFMVSTIYMVQLNTLPVNLPAAAAAQRETKPNLISITITEQGDVVYDKDTLPVENLAERIRSSLMADSETVFVLRGDRKAFYEDMATVLDALKQSGARHVSIATELKGR, from the coding sequence ATGCGGCGTGATTTTCGTATAGCTGAGCAGCCCAAGATAATGATTATTCCGATGATTGATATTATGCTGTTTGTATTGGTGTTTTTTATGGTCAGTACCATTTATATGGTGCAGCTTAACACGCTGCCGGTGAATTTGCCGGCGGCTGCGGCAGCGCAAAGAGAAACAAAACCGAACCTGATTTCGATTACCATCACGGAGCAGGGGGATGTTGTCTATGATAAGGATACTCTGCCGGTGGAGAATCTGGCTGAACGAATTCGAAGCTCTTTGATGGCCGATTCGGAAACGGTATTCGTTTTGCGTGGTGACCGCAAAGCTTTTTATGAAGACATGGCGACGGTTTTGGATGCGCTGAAACAGTCCGGCGCGCGTCACGTATCGATTGCGACTGAGCTGAAAGGGAGGTAA
- a CDS encoding energy transducer TonB, protein MQYPTYWRMAFFLAFFFHLTAWLLGSLILPHLQAKTVAAPDSVQAIEWENVDTEEKVEPPVATPLPPPEPKEEKPPEPAKPEQPPAEQEETAPILAEQDEPVIAKLQELAEEPEKLDKVVIVKEPADSVPVQMGQPPKLITDYYPPSANVKFRGRVSVFATIGKDGKIIKTKIAVTSGKPEVDQLAMDAARRWTFKAALDQQGRPMECTKIISIPFNVPKKK, encoded by the coding sequence TTGCAGTATCCGACTTATTGGCGGATGGCGTTTTTCTTGGCTTTTTTCTTTCATTTGACGGCTTGGCTGCTGGGAAGCCTGATTCTTCCCCATTTACAGGCGAAGACAGTTGCGGCGCCTGATTCCGTACAGGCCATAGAATGGGAGAATGTTGATACAGAAGAGAAGGTGGAGCCGCCTGTGGCGACACCGCTGCCGCCGCCTGAACCAAAAGAGGAAAAACCGCCTGAGCCGGCAAAACCTGAACAGCCGCCGGCTGAGCAGGAGGAAACGGCGCCGATTCTGGCGGAACAGGATGAACCGGTGATTGCGAAACTGCAAGAACTGGCAGAGGAACCGGAAAAGCTGGATAAGGTTGTTATTGTTAAGGAACCGGCAGACAGCGTGCCTGTACAAATGGGGCAGCCGCCGAAGTTGATTACGGACTATTATCCGCCGTCAGCCAATGTCAAATTTCGTGGCAGGGTCAGTGTTTTTGCGACTATCGGCAAAGATGGAAAAATCATTAAAACAAAAATCGCCGTTACCTCCGGCAAACCTGAGGTAGATCAGCTGGCGATGGATGCTGCCCGGCGCTGGACGTTTAAAGCGGCGCTGGATCAGCAAGGCCGACCGATGGAATGTACGAAAATTATTTCCATACCTTTTAATGTTCCTAAAAAGAAGTAA
- a CDS encoding FTR1 family iron permease, with protein sequence MKKGIILLLALFFLALPSAQAAPKWEQVAGHIQETMKEALQLYDAGDREGAKKVVNDAYYGVYEKDGLEKAIRTTVAVKNANLTEYQFYRIKKLINEGADSAEVHAANDVLAEMINDDVKSLEGHAAQGGWASFWPAFLILVREGIEAILVLAAIIAYLQKSGNVKYLDVVYNSSIAAIIFSFVTAYVFNLLTKQFGAGANQEIVEGITVLVAAAVLLSVSFWMGGKTNAKAWEAYIQGMVKASLSSGKAKALGFAAFLAVYREGAEVVLFYQALFNSAAGDVEMIWLGFLAGCVALAIIFALIRYGTLRIPLRPFFIGTSIFMFILAISFAGSGIGELQEGGIVSMTPVEGIPVPSIDLLGIYPTYETLAIQVFLLCAAAGTVYYRKYQSKALEKTI encoded by the coding sequence GTGAAAAAAGGTATTATTCTTTTACTTGCCTTATTTTTTTTAGCGCTGCCATCGGCTCAGGCAGCGCCTAAATGGGAACAAGTAGCCGGACATATTCAGGAGACGATGAAAGAGGCACTGCAGTTGTATGATGCCGGTGACCGTGAAGGTGCCAAGAAGGTTGTCAATGATGCCTATTATGGCGTTTATGAAAAAGACGGCCTGGAAAAAGCCATTCGTACTACGGTAGCGGTGAAAAATGCCAATCTTACGGAGTATCAATTTTACCGAATAAAAAAATTGATAAATGAGGGCGCCGACAGCGCTGAGGTACATGCCGCGAATGATGTATTGGCGGAGATGATTAATGATGATGTGAAAAGCCTGGAAGGGCACGCTGCACAAGGCGGCTGGGCATCTTTCTGGCCGGCGTTTCTAATCCTTGTCCGCGAGGGCATTGAAGCGATTTTAGTGCTGGCGGCGATTATCGCTTATCTGCAGAAATCGGGCAATGTCAAATATCTTGATGTCGTTTATAATTCTTCCATTGCCGCTATCATTTTCAGCTTTGTTACTGCCTATGTGTTTAACTTACTAACTAAGCAATTCGGCGCGGGGGCCAACCAGGAAATTGTTGAGGGCATAACCGTGTTGGTGGCGGCTGCTGTGTTGCTGTCAGTGAGCTTCTGGATGGGCGGGAAAACGAATGCCAAGGCCTGGGAAGCGTATATTCAGGGCATGGTGAAGGCGTCGCTCAGCAGCGGCAAGGCCAAGGCTCTCGGGTTTGCCGCCTTTCTGGCGGTTTACCGCGAAGGAGCGGAAGTGGTTTTGTTTTATCAGGCCCTGTTTAATAGCGCCGCCGGTGATGTGGAAATGATTTGGCTGGGTTTTCTTGCCGGCTGTGTCGCTTTGGCCATTATTTTCGCGCTTATCCGTTATGGAACCTTGCGAATCCCCTTGCGGCCGTTTTTTATCGGCACCAGCATCTTTATGTTTATCCTGGCTATAAGCTTTGCCGGCAGCGGCATTGGAGAACTGCAGGAAGGAGGTATTGTCAGTATGACGCCTGTCGAGGGAATCCCCGTTCCGAGCATTGATCTTTTAGGGATTTATCCAACTTATGAGACCTTGGCAATTCAGGTGTTCTTGCTATGTGCTGCTGCAGGTACTGTCTATTATAGAAAATACCAAAGCAAAGCTTTGGAAAAAACTATTTAA
- a CDS encoding iron transporter: protein MLFTICAAFATFFSFSGIVSAGGFQEYPIGDEQEAVNEHFKVALVYFQPIQMEPAGMMLDPDKADIHIETDIHATEGNNTGFGVGEWIPYLTVHYKMTKKETGQTLEGVLMPMNADDGPHYGANVKMLGAGTYDCEFTIDSPLRMNYGLHVDKETGVEGRFWEKPVVMHWTFNYVPRHW, encoded by the coding sequence ATGTTATTTACTATTTGTGCAGCTTTTGCTACGTTCTTTTCCTTCAGCGGGATTGTTTCGGCAGGCGGATTCCAGGAATATCCCATAGGGGATGAGCAAGAAGCAGTGAATGAACATTTTAAAGTGGCCCTTGTTTATTTCCAACCGATTCAGATGGAACCGGCAGGCATGATGCTTGATCCGGATAAAGCCGATATTCATATAGAAACAGATATCCATGCAACAGAAGGCAATAATACAGGTTTTGGCGTTGGCGAGTGGATTCCTTATCTGACTGTACATTATAAAATGACGAAAAAAGAAACCGGACAAACGCTGGAAGGCGTATTGATGCCGATGAATGCCGATGATGGGCCCCACTATGGAGCAAACGTCAAAATGCTGGGCGCCGGTACATACGATTGCGAATTTACCATTGACAGCCCGCTGCGGATGAATTATGGCTTGCATGTAGATAAAGAAACCGGCGTGGAAGGGCGTTTCTGGGAAAAACCGGTTGTTATGCACTGGACCTTCAATTATGTGCCCAGACATTGGTAA
- a CDS encoding DUF2318 domain-containing protein, with protein MIQTFLQQFIPVMEQGVALAVPLGILLAILLRMNIFTYKTVFWRALSWGFWGSVFIIAVKVGTRNAVSREVFEGIAVCIAIFGELGLLALFFRKNQEKSVQVEKKLKVSILAVVIALFWYHGMEIWLLPVNIAITAVGDYFTLTVLMKSLGVVCGIGLAVLGGYLVHQAAAALYYRRLLFVFTVQMVAILLQQIIFITQILMARQFLPGGVLMQIMAPLIDRQSWFIFVVFFVTLLVPLTLFLQKKPERPADANPAQYRKILMQAQHKLRWGTATVFCLAFMVFFSSFGSVYANKTMELVPALPINAVDGKVGVPLSEVGDGHLHRYVYKASGGELVRFIVIQKGGSAYGVGLDACEICGPTGYYEKDGQVICKLCEVMMNKATIGMRGGCNPIPLEYKVDNGRISIAQASLEQERKRFR; from the coding sequence ATGATACAAACCTTTTTACAACAGTTCATTCCGGTGATGGAGCAGGGTGTTGCGTTAGCTGTGCCGCTGGGAATTTTACTGGCCATTCTATTGCGGATGAATATTTTTACCTATAAGACTGTTTTTTGGCGTGCTCTGTCCTGGGGATTTTGGGGTTCCGTGTTTATTATTGCGGTAAAGGTCGGCACCCGTAACGCGGTGAGCCGGGAGGTTTTTGAAGGGATTGCTGTTTGCATTGCTATCTTTGGTGAACTTGGTTTATTAGCACTTTTCTTTCGGAAAAATCAGGAGAAATCAGTTCAGGTAGAAAAGAAACTGAAAGTATCTATTTTAGCGGTAGTGATTGCTCTGTTTTGGTATCATGGGATGGAAATCTGGCTGTTGCCGGTGAACATCGCCATCACTGCGGTGGGCGACTATTTTACACTGACCGTATTAATGAAATCGCTGGGCGTTGTTTGCGGCATCGGCCTGGCGGTGCTCGGCGGTTATCTGGTACATCAGGCGGCAGCGGCATTATATTATCGCCGGTTGCTGTTTGTATTTACCGTACAAATGGTAGCTATTCTCTTACAGCAGATCATTTTTATAACCCAAATTCTGATGGCCCGGCAGTTTTTACCGGGCGGTGTGTTGATGCAAATTATGGCACCGTTGATTGACCGGCAGTCCTGGTTTATTTTTGTCGTGTTCTTTGTTACCTTGCTAGTGCCGCTGACTTTATTTTTACAGAAGAAGCCGGAGCGTCCGGCCGATGCCAATCCGGCTCAATACCGCAAGATTCTCATGCAAGCGCAGCATAAACTGCGTTGGGGAACCGCCACCGTTTTCTGCTTGGCTTTTATGGTTTTTTTCTCCAGCTTTGGCAGTGTCTATGCCAATAAAACGATGGAATTGGTGCCGGCTCTGCCAATCAATGCGGTTGACGGTAAGGTGGGGGTGCCCTTGTCAGAAGTTGGTGACGGACATTTGCACCGTTATGTATATAAAGCTTCAGGCGGTGAACTGGTGCGGTTTATCGTCATTCAAAAGGGTGGCTCGGCTTATGGTGTAGGCCTGGATGCCTGCGAAATATGCGGTCCTACCGGCTACTATGAAAAGGATGGTCAGGTTATCTGTAAATTATGCGAAGTGATGATGAATAAGGCTACCATCGGAATGCGCGGCGGCTGCAATCCGATTCCGCTTGAATATAAAGTGGATAACGGCCGGATCAGTATCGCGCAAGCCAGTCTTGAACAGGAGCGCAAGCGTTTTAGATAA